One window from the genome of Hypanus sabinus isolate sHypSab1 chromosome 16, sHypSab1.hap1, whole genome shotgun sequence encodes:
- the LOC132406401 gene encoding protein Dr1-like: MASASGNNDDDLTIPRATINKIIKEILPNIRVANDAREMVVNCCTEFIHLVSSEAYEICSQSDKKTISPEHIMQALERLGFGSYLSEAKEVLRECKIVALERRKANSRLENLGIPEEELLRQQQELFAKARQQQAAQVQQEWLEMQQATQQAQLTAVTTKAGSSQDEVEEEDV; the protein is encoded by the exons ATGGCCTCAGCTTCAGGCAACAATGATGATGACTTAACTATTCCAAGAGCTACCATCAACAAGATTATCAAAGAGATCCTACCCAATATCAGGGTAGCAAATGATGCCAGGGAGATGGTGGTGAACTGCTGCACCGAGTTTATTCATTTAGTATCTTCAGAAGCATATGAAATCTGCAGTCAGTCCGATAAGAAAACCATCTCACCAGAGCACATCATGCAAG CTTTGGAACGTCTAGGTTTTGGATCATATTTATCTGAAGCAAAGGAGGTTCTGCGGGAATGCAAGATAGTGGCCCTTGAAAGGAGGAAGGCCAACTCACGTCTCGAGAACCTGGGCATCCCTGAAGAAGAACTGTTACGTCAACAGCAAGAGTTGTTTGCGAAA GCTCGACAACAGCAGGCTGCACAGGTGCAGCAGGAGTGGCTTGAGATGCAACAGGCTACTCAGCAGGCTCAGCTCACAGCAGTAACCACCAAGGCTGGGTCTTCACAGGATGAGGTTGAGGAAGAAGATGTCTAA